One stretch of Pedobacter riviphilus DNA includes these proteins:
- a CDS encoding metallophosphoesterase family protein — translation MGRTLVIGDIHGGLKGLVQLFERAEVTKDDKLIFLGDYVDGWSESAQVINYLMQLEENQQCIFIKGNHDAWCIDWLEKGIVDDVWFVHGGKLTIESYKNMPDLVKQKHLNFFERMKDYYVDEHNNLFIHAGFSSMHGPEKEHYSSNYSWDRTLWEMALTMDKRIKKDSVLYPKRLLLYHEIYIGHTPTLYYNMNVPMQGCNVWNIDTGAAFTGKLTCLDIETKDFWQSDTLQSLYPNEKGRN, via the coding sequence AGAAGTAACAAAAGATGACAAACTGATTTTTCTTGGCGATTATGTGGATGGATGGAGTGAATCGGCACAGGTAATCAATTACCTGATGCAATTGGAAGAAAACCAGCAATGCATTTTTATCAAAGGAAATCACGATGCGTGGTGTATCGACTGGTTGGAAAAAGGTATTGTTGATGATGTTTGGTTTGTTCATGGCGGCAAATTAACCATCGAAAGTTATAAAAACATGCCTGATCTAGTGAAGCAAAAACATCTAAATTTCTTTGAACGCATGAAAGATTACTACGTTGATGAGCATAACAACCTCTTTATTCACGCTGGTTTTTCTTCTATGCACGGTCCTGAAAAAGAACATTATTCTTCCAATTATTCGTGGGATAGAACGCTTTGGGAAATGGCCCTGACTATGGATAAGAGGATCAAAAAAGATTCGGTACTTTATCCTAAACGTTTATTGCTCTACCATGAAATCTATATCGGCCATACCCCAACGCTCTATTATAATATGAACGTGCCCATGCAGGGTTGTAATGTCTGGAATATCGATACCGGCGCTGCATTTACCGGAAAATTAACCTGTTTGGATATCGAAACCAAGGATTTTTGGCAAAGCGATACTTTACAAAGCCTGTATCCAAACGAAAAAGGAAGAAATTAA
- a CDS encoding macro domain-containing protein, translating to MKDIEYKKGDATNPFGEENKIIVHICNDIGGWGKGFVLAISKRWKAPESKYRTWYQSKDNFNLGEVQFVRVEQDLWVANLIGQHKIIKDENGNAPIRYDAVEGGLRKVADFARDISASVHMPRIGCGLAGGKWEIIESIIKETISKKDINTIVYDF from the coding sequence ATGAAAGACATTGAATATAAAAAAGGTGATGCAACCAATCCATTCGGTGAGGAAAATAAGATAATTGTTCACATATGTAATGACATAGGTGGATGGGGAAAGGGATTTGTACTGGCTATTTCGAAAAGATGGAAAGCTCCCGAAAGCAAATATAGAACCTGGTATCAATCAAAAGATAATTTCAATCTTGGTGAGGTTCAGTTCGTACGAGTTGAACAAGATTTATGGGTAGCTAATTTAATTGGCCAACATAAAATAATTAAAGATGAAAATGGCAACGCTCCAATAAGGTATGATGCCGTTGAAGGTGGCTTAAGAAAGGTTGCAGATTTTGCAAGAGATATTAGTGCTTCCGTGCACATGCCAAGAATAGGATGTGGATTAGCAGGAGGGAAATGGGAAATAATTGAGTCAATTATTAAAGAAACGATTTCAAAGAAAGATATTAATACAATAGTTTACGATTTTTAA